The DNA region ATTCGTCGTTGGACACCGTCTCCACGCGGTCGACGAGCGACAGGTCCAGCACGTCCGGGATGAATCCCGCGCCGATCCCCTGGATCTTGTGGGGCCCCGGCGCCAGCGGCTGTCCGTTGCGCTTCTGCGTGATCACCGGGCTGTGCACCGGCTCCACCGCCACCGAGACGATCTTCTTCCCCTTCGTATTCTTGATGTAGCGGGACACTCCGGTGATCGTCCCCCCGGTGCCCACGCCGGACACGAGGACGTCGATGGCCCCCCCGGAAGCCTCCCAGATCTCCGGCCCGGTGGTCGCCTCGTGCACGGCGGGATTCGCGGGGTTCTTGAACTGCTGGGGCATGAAGTAATTCTTCGGGTCGGAGGCGACGATCTGCTCGGCCTTCTCGATGGCGCCCTTCATCCCCTTGGCCCCCTCCGTGAGCACGAGCTTGGCCCCGAACGCCTTCAGCACCTGGCGGCGCTCGACGCTCATCGTCTCGGGCATCGTGAGGATCACCCCGTACCCGCGGGCCGCGGCGACGAACGCAAGGGCGATCCCGGTGTTGCCCGACGTCGGCTCCACGATGGTCTTCCCGGGGCCGAGCAGCCCCCGCTTCTCCGCGTCCCACACCATCGACGCGCCGATCCGGCACTTCACGGAGTACGACGGGTTGCGCCCCTCCACCTTCGCGAGCACGGTCGCGCCCGCTCCGTCCGTTATCCGGTTGAGCTTCACGAGCGGCGTGTTTCCGATCGACAGGGAATTGTCCGCAAACCAGGTCGCCATCGCTATCCTCCTTAATGTCTATAGTTTATATAGTATTTACCGCTCCTCCCCCCTGTCAAGACAAATGTTTCCGCTTTTCTTTTCCGATCGGAACCCCTATTTTCAATCGATGGAAATCCGAAGGCTCTGCGTGTTCTGCAGTTCGAGCGACCGCCTCCCGGAGCGGTTCCGCGCGGAAACGCGCGCGCTGGGGGAACGGATGGCGGATCGGGGGATGGAGCTGGTCTACGGCGGCGGCTCGGTCGGGTTGATGGGGGTCCTCGCGGACGCGGTCCTTGCGGGCGGCGGAAAGGTGACC from Deltaproteobacteria bacterium includes:
- the cysK gene encoding cysteine synthase A, whose product is MATWFADNSLSIGNTPLVKLNRITDGAGATVLAKVEGRNPSYSVKCRIGASMVWDAEKRGLLGPGKTIVEPTSGNTGIALAFVAAARGYGVILTMPETMSVERRQVLKAFGAKLVLTEGAKGMKGAIEKAEQIVASDPKNYFMPQQFKNPANPAVHEATTGPEIWEASGGAIDVLVSGVGTGGTITGVSRYIKNTKGKKIVSVAVEPVHSPVITQKRNGQPLAPGPHKIQGIGAGFIPDVLDLSLVDRVETVSNDESIAFARRLAREEGFLSGISCGAAAAVAVRLAKLPEFAGKTIVAILPDAGERYMTTALFEGWFDADGPATI